GGGATGTTCATATTTTCTTGtaaatgtttgaccactcgtcttattcaaaaaaattttttgtgcaaatataaaaaacaaaaagttatgcttaaagtacttgtTGTTATTAGTAAGTATAAGTTAGCCGTGTTGATGATCGTTGTTGGGCTAGGAGGACAGACGTTGGGGATTTGGGGGATGGAATCTGTTTGACGAGAGGATGGCCTGATCGGAAAGGGTTCGAGAATGGGCCGAACTGATCAGCCCGTTGGTCCCTGGGCATACTGTGGGCGTGGATACAGTTGTGAGATGGGTTCCTAGGGGAGCGTGCCGGGCCAATGAGTTGTTCTGGGCCAGGCCAGGCTGATGCAATTTAATTGAAGTACGAGCATGCAGTTTGGGCTGAGAGGAAATTGGTTATGGGGCAAATTCTTTGGGCTGGGAGGGGTTTGGGGCTGATGATGTTTGGGCTATATGGGCTGGAACTTAGTTTCGTAAAACAATTCCATATACATACATGCGTGCCTCAACTGAAGTTTGTTTTTTGAGATGAAAAgaagaagatatatatatatatctgaatCTTTATCTGTTTTGTTGGATATGTGGTTGCTGTCAGGTGACGCCGTACAAGGCCATCGCATGGTCAGCTGCAGAGGCGCTGGACCTCCTGGAGCAGACTCCGCCGCCATCGGCCGGGAGCGCCGCAAGCCAGGACGTGCAGGAAATAATCGGCACGTTCAAGAACCTCAAGGAGCTTGCTGATTCCGATGAGGTGCCGATGGAGCCCCTGGCGGCGACGTGCACGCTGCTGAGGTACCATTGGTACCTTTGGCAGTGCTACCACGGCGACCCAGTCACAAGGGGATTCCCGGACGGGCTCCTCAGTTTCCTGCACAGCTGCATCAGTTTCGCTTGCGGCCCCGATGGCTACGCGCTGCCATACTACCTCAACATTTTCGGCATCAAGGCCGACAAGCTCCCCAAGGAGGCGTGGGCCAAGGTCAGAACAGAACAGAACCCGATGACTTTTCTCCGACCCTAGACCTCCTTGTGTTGGCttgggccgagtttagtttcgaaaaaaaaaatgtcacatcaaatttttattacatataaatttttaattttttcatcatatcgtTTTAACTTCAATCAATCTTTTAATTTTGATGCGGAGCTAAACACACCCTTGGTATACCTGACCGACCTGTTCGATTTGTCGCGTGCATGCAGGATTTGGTCACAGTCGCGATGTATGCTTCCCAGGGTACCCGCCTCGTCGTGGGTAAACACGAGAAGCATCTTCTGGATGTTTTCAGGATGAGGCTCATTGCAGATGAGGGGAAACAGGAGGAGGAGTCCAAGATTCGGGCGGAGGAGGCCAGCCACCGCAAATGGCGCCCCGACCACTTcgtcgacgacgatgacgacggcatGCTCGGACTTGGGGGCGTCTGACGACCTCCTTCCAAGCGAAGCCGGCCACAAAATCTATGCCATTGCCATTTGCCAACTGAGTAGACATTAGTTATCTTATCTTAGAGTATGTTTATGGTTAGGTGTTGTTACTTTAGCCTTCTGATATGATGGTGTCTTGATTATCACTGCTTTATGGTTACGTGTTACCAGACTTCTCCTTTGCTTTATGCTCACTATATTAATCCATTCGCTAGCAATGGGTACTCTGTTCCTTTGCAACTCCAGTATTACTGCTATTATATCAGAATATGCATGACACTTGCATGGGTCCATGGCATGAATGCAAAGAATTTGGATCCACAAAATTTGAGGGAAAAAGACTTTCTGCACTATCATAGCACAAACTTTCGAATATGACCTCTCTAAAATCAAATACCATTTCCCTGTAAAAACTTTTAAATTCAAAAATGATGGCTCTGTTTGAACACAGCTTCAACTCTAGCTGGATATATGAAAATTCGAAAATGATTTTAACCCATAAATTCTACTATCTGCAATGCCAAACAGACCCAATTATACAGGTAGCAGTGTCTTattcgaaaaaaaaaggtagtagTGTCTTATtccggaaaaaaaaagttgtagtGTTATCTCGTATTGTTATGCTTCTACGACAGCAACATGTTCTGCACCAataattgttttgtttattgtGAAACATTACTGTTACAGCATCATCTTCTGATTAGTACTATATACATTGACTGGTCCTTTCTACTATGTACTCCACCCTGATCAAGTCTGATTTCTCCTGAACCCAGTGTGACAAGTCTATATTGATTGACCGGTCCTTTCTAGACTGCTCCACTGAGTGGATGCAAGCGAGCCAACCCGCCGGACCTACCACTTCCTTACACCCGCCGGACCCACCACTTCCTTACCCATGCTTTTCTCATTCTAAGTCTTGATggtattgtgttcttttttaAAGTTCATATAGaagcgagattttttttttctaatatttcaACGAGAACtgtacttcttttttttaaaaaaatctatatttaaAAAGATTAGGCTagttatggactaattaggctcaaaagattcgtctcgcgatttccatgcaaactgtgtaattagtttttttatctatatttaaagctccatgcatatgtcaaagattagatgtgatgtttttttttaaaaaaattgaaactaaacaaggcattTAGCTCAAACCCTCATTGACGcctagagatggcaatgggggCCCGTTTACCGTTTCCCCGTGATGAATTCATCTATTAGGTGACGGGGATGGTTAATATCTACTCACCATGAGGAATAAAATGGTTAAAAACCTCTCACCATCGGGGATGACGGGGGCGGGGACGGTGAACCATTCCCCGTCCCCGCCCCCCACAGTGACCCGACTATACTTATAGGGCGGAATTCTAGACTTTTTAGATGTATTGGCCCATAATATTGAAGCCCAtttaacatgcatatatataatctaACCCTAAGTCAACAGgtcaaagccaaatcctccagGACCTCCACCCATCCAGATCCACAGCAACCACCACCCAAGtcacgcgcgccgcgccgccgccgttcgccagTCCGCCGGGAGCCTAGGAGCCGTGCACGCCACTGTTCGCTGCCACTCGCTGCCTTCTCTCGTCGGGAGATTGAAGCCGTCGTcaccggccggcgcggcgcttGCAGCCGTCTTCACCGAGAGCCACCGGCTGCCTCTGTCGACACGCCGCCAGCCTGCAGCCGTCTTCACCGggagtcgtcgtcgccgtgctgccgggagccgccgtcgccgcgccgccgg
The Oryza sativa Japonica Group chromosome 6, ASM3414082v1 DNA segment above includes these coding regions:
- the LOC107277747 gene encoding uncharacterized protein, giving the protein MSSLFILGCPVLCLPGGAGHGGGAGRGRLLPPPVARFAGAGRPLRLTVAQAAANPGPWLAWDDDSTKVTPYKAIAWSAAEALDLLEQTPPPSAGSAASQDVQEIIGTFKNLKELADSDEVPMEPLAATCTLLRYHWYLWQCYHGDPVTRGFPDGLLSFLHSCISFACGPDGYALPYYLNIFGIKADKLPKEAWAKDLVTVAMYASQGTRLVVGKHEKHLLDVFRMRLIADEGKQEEESKIRAEEASHRKWRPDHFVDDDDDGMLGLGGV